Within Ipomoea triloba cultivar NCNSP0323 chromosome 9, ASM357664v1, the genomic segment ATAGACAGTGGTGAATGTTTAATATAAAAATCAGTTTGTCTACCTATTTTTAATTGATGGtcccaatttatttattttatgaagTTATTCCTCCTCTTTCCAGGACACAAGCTTCTCCATTCCAATggtatacaataataataaaatcatagGTGAACCTTTTGTTCGCGAGACAAGCTATTTGTCCGAATCGGCAGATATTGCTCCAGATGAAAACTCCTTTGTGGGACTAAAACATGACGATAGGGCCAATTTTTCTTCTCAATCAACCATACCTTCTGAAGGTTTATATATGGAGGGGAATAACAGAGTATTTCCCTCTCAGGATGTCTTTAGATCTTCAAGTCCATCCTTTGTTGATCCACTTTGCTCTGTTGTTCCTTGCAGTATTCCATCCCAAAATATGCCTTCTCCTTCAGCATTATGTGATGAACAGGTCAATATGGAAAAGTGCATCCCTGGTACTGAAAATATTATAGAAAGTGCTTCATTACTGGAAAAGTGCATTCTGGACAACAAGGCTCTTCCGACACAACTTTCCATTTCAGAGGCTAGTGCTGATAGATCAGAGCATCCTGTTCGTAGGAAATTGACCTCACTTAGAAGTTTTAGCATGATACTGCCTAGAAATGGGTCATTATTAGAGAACGGAAGTCTCAATAAAACATTTCTTCCGGAAAGGAGTGATACATTGCAATATTTGCCACAGCAAAACCTATATGGTTCAGCAAACAATGCGCATGAATTACCATCTGGCCGTCAAGAAGAAACAATTTCACACCTTATGTTGAAGTCCAAGACAAAAGGACCTGTGCAGCATTCAAATTGTTTTCCATCTGACTATACTGCAGAAGCAAATAGAAAACAGATGGAAGGAGGTGAAACTTTAGCAGGGATTGCACCAAACCTGAACCTCTTGAAGCTACATTCTATACATGAATATCAAAATACTGCTTCACTAGGAACAAGAAAGCGTGTCCGGTTTGCAGAAACTGAAACTAAGGCTCCACACAGAGAAAAACGACAAAATCAACAGATAACATCCTACACTCGTAACACTCGTAAGAGTTACAAACGTGTTTTTGGTTTTTAAGTACAAAACATAAAGAAGCATGTACAATTCATTTTTTGTATACTTGCAGGCCATACAATGAGAGCTGCCAAATGTTTGAGAGTTTCAAATtcagagtcaagagctcaaaaTCTTAAAGGGTGTCTAACTAATTGTCAAGGCAAGTTTGAGAAGAAATTGTTATTCCAATCTATGAAGTTCTTGCTTACTGGATTTCCAAAGcagaaggaaaaaagaatagAAGACCTAATTAGGAAGTATGGTGGAACAGTGCTGTCTGATATCCCTTCTTCAGAAAATCAGAGAAAGAGGAGTTCAAGACTTAGAGCGCAGGGGCTTCCTGTTGTTTTGTGTTCAAAGAAGGTTAGTCACGGGGAACTGAACTGAACTGAACTGAACAAACTTCCTTATCAGCTACAATTTGGATGGTCTTAAATTGATCTTAGATGACTGTTTGATGTTGTATCAGCTACAAACATTGAAGTTCTTATACGGCTGTGCAGTAAGTGCCATGATGGTAAAAGCTAAATGGCTCACCGATTCAATTGCTGCAAGCTCCCTCTTACCACCTGAACGGTATGCCCTATTAATGCGTAAATCTATATTTGATATTAATGAGTTTGTTCTCAGAGTAAAATCCTGAATTCATAATCTCTGGTATTACCGTATAAGTTTGGACTCCTATTAAATTTGAGCTGAAAAATTTAATCCTTTGAAGAAAGAGTgatgaaattaaaatagaagGGATTTGAGGATTTCTGCCATATAGCTTCTTTAAACAAGGTATCAACCTTCTGACCTACTGTGTAAGAAGTCAGTGACTTAAACTTCATGGAACTTAATGGCTTTTTCTATCAGTTTTAAATATGATGAACCTTGTTTTCCTAAATTTCGATTTTGGCATTTTCCCTCTCTTGTTCTCACAGAGGATACTTTTCCCCATGAAATTTGCCACTGGGTATTCAAACATGAGAGGCTATAAAGTTGGGTTGTCCACTGCAAACTTATTTCCATGTGAATATAATGAAACTGCTTCTGTCGGAACTTGGAAGTGCAGTTTATGTATACATATCACATTCTTGATGGCTTCTAAAGTTTAGCTGAACTTTACCAGATATAAGTGAAAAGTTTAGGATATTTTTCGACAATTGCTTATCAGAAAGTCTTTAATGCACTCAAAATATTAATGGCTGTCTGGCTGGTTaactatttactattcatttaaGATAAGTTTTATATGGATTTTATTTTGCTTGTCAAAGTACTTGTTCAACTTCATACAGTGATAATGGTGCTTTTCATGCATATTTCTTGACGCATTCTCCACCTTCTTATAACTAGTTTATTTCACTGCCATTTGACCCTATGCTAATTTTGTTTTCAGATATATGATTCTACAAAAATATATTGGTGAAGGGTCTATGCAAACTGAAATTCCTGTCAAACACAGTAGTTCTAACTCTATCTTTGATGGTGTTGGCATTATGCTTCATGGTGCAAAAATTTTTTGTGCTGAAATGGCAAAAATAGTCAAGGTAATGGCTTgctttctttatctttatttgaaGGATGACTTTTATGTACactgcctctttttttttttttcagttgcTAATTTCTTGCAGTCAGTCATTCTCAtggtttttgtctttttttataaaagttATGGTAATGTAAACAATTCCCGCAGCAAAGTACTTAGCTACAACTTTTACATTGGAGTCTATTGACTCCATATAATTCCAATATTCTGATATATTTAATAGAGAGCATATACAGATCTCGAAAGTAGCTGAGCGATGTTGTAGGATTGGTTATTAATAGCTTCTGGTTAGCTTGCACCAAAGATATCAGTAGTTCATTTCCTTTGAGAAGCTGATAGGGATCCCCCCTATGCCCTCCCCCTAACCCCCCCAAACACATACCTTACGTGCTGCTCTTGCTTTAGTAATAAAGGTAGTTCagatcaaatttttattttttgaaaggcCATTTACTTATATGTTAAGTGCTAACCAACTAAAATTTCATCGTGGTGACAAATTGTATTTTCTTCTCATCAAGCTTTTTAATGGTTCCAATGTTTTTGGTGCACATTGTATTTGCTGCAAAAATTGTGAGTATTTTTAGCTAAAAGTTGTTTCTAGTAGTGCCTCACTAAGCACTCATCAGGATATACATTTGTCAGGAAGTTATGAAAACTGCCATAATTTATGTTCAACTGCATGCAGCTGTATATTCTGTTGCTTTATTTTATGATAGCAAAGTTGACTATATTGATTTGGAACTTCCTTTATCCTTCTCAACTGGTCAGCATGGTGGTGCAAGAGTTTTCAAAACGCTCCAGAACTTAGTGTTAAGTCTTGATGCTGCAAAGATTACCATTGGGGTTGTTGTGACTGAAGATGGCAGCTGGGAGTCCAGACACTTGAAGAAGTGCACCTTAGAGAAGAAAATACCTATCATGGTCAGTAGTTTGATTTTCTAATTTGGTTCTTTAGTTAAGGATCAAGTTAAGATCTGTTTGATAAAAGTGATATCTCAACCTActgataattatgaaatttcTGATGCAGCCAGTTAACTGGATAGTAAATAGTTTACATGCACAGAAGCTTCTTCCCTTTACAGAAAAGGAAGATACTTTCTATTCACATTCCATTAAGCTTCCAGATACTTCTGGTTCAATTGAATGTAGTCAAGAAATTTAAGTGTTCTTGTTGCATATCCACTAATGAAGAGCTTCACTGTAAGTATTTCTTGTATAATGTTAAATGCAAAGAAAAAtttacacaatattttaagtaaTTTATGCAGTGTCATGAATATGATCTCAGGTACTATCTTTGAGGCCCTTCTGACCTCCTTAATTGCACCATTGTTTGGTAACCTCTAGAGCAATCTTTGGACAATGCACTTTAGTTGTGGTGAACAAGCAACATCAACGTGAAATGATAGTGCATGTTCTTCTGGTTAGTTAAACACGACATTCCTCTTTTCTATGTTTGGTTCATTCACAACCCCAGTTACTGCTGTTTGAGTAATGAATCATCATGAATCAGTTTCTGATGAAACTAAGAAGAGGCTGTAAACGGCACAGTATTATGACAAACTTCTTAAAATTTAGGTAGTTGCCTTATACTTTAAATTCTTCTGGACTAGACTTCTTGCTCCTAGGCCAAGCTTGCTCCACTAGCCCATCATTCCCATCTTGTGCTTACTCATGTTCCAGGGCCGGGATCCATGTCCCAAAGGTTTCAAACTTTAGGACTGGGAGGCCTTCATTGGATTTATTGCTCTACAGTACCATTTCTACAGGACTAAATCTAATATGCCAAAACTTAACTCTTTACACTTGACAGGGATGTCCATCTTTGGAGGAGAAAGTACTTGCATGGACTATAAGTCATGCAAAATTGCGTGGACAGGAAACAGGTACATCTCAGTGCAATACTCGGATTCAGCTGCAGAAACCGAACCTGCTGTAGCATAAGATTGTGCAAAAGGAAGGAATTTGGATCAAGACATTAACAATTTTCAATTGGATCACAAAACATGCCTGGAATAACGAGTTTTGGTTCTTTGGTTTTGATATCGATAGAGAAGCTAGGGCATTCTTTAAAGAAGCTGAATACAGGGTGTCTGCACAACACAAGTGAAGTTGGCACAACTACATTCCCCTCCCTGTATACTGTATAGGTTGCCCTGTTAAATAGCCGgattcaaaaaattattattatagttgaTTGATTGATAGATAGtggttttaaataatttataatttataattgtagcTATGgttcatttgtttttctttttattgtatTGTACTATTGAATTtctgttgttattattattattataaaagaataaaagaaattaaaacaattaaaaaaacaaagaaaaagaagtaaCAAGGGGACCGATGTGGGAAAAGTGGAAGTTGAGACTTGAGGCTCCTATATAAGGAGCCTCAAGACTCGGAGACTGAGCAATTAGCCCAGCTGGAATACGGAAGGGCAGGCTTGAAGAGCCCAgcagttattattttattttttcttggaATTATTCTACGCAGTAGGCTCAGAAACCCTCGACGTCTCTTCTTCGCCGGATTATATGTCGAACTTCTATCAGGTTTTACCTACTGCTTTCTTTTCTctgtattattttctttccaGTATTGGCTATCTCGGCTCCGGCTCTTTTTTAAACTTGAAGTATTGCGCCTACTCTGCAATTCTAGCAACAAAACTGCCCGCCGATTCACGCAAAACGACAGGTATTTTCTTTATATAGTGTTTAAGTTGTCTTCCATTCAACctaatatttatttgtatattttttccttACCTATTTTGTccattcttctttgtttctcCGGCGGTGGCTGCATTAGACTAAATTAGTCTGAACTTAGTGAGTTTTTGTTCCCTGACTCGAGGATTATTGGAATTTCAAGATTGACAGGCCGTGTATTATGGTTAAAAATACCGGAAATTACTCCccccttttttctttctctctttctctcttgcAGTTTTTACGCTTTCTATTGACTCAAGTGGCTAAACAGAATGATGTGCTAGTTGCTATGTTGTGTAGAGAAGAATTCATTGGTATGCTTTATGCTTGATGCTCGGTTGTTTGTTTAGTTGAATATACTACCTGGTGGTTTTGGCGTGTATTTGGTGTGTCTAGAAAACGAACCAATGATTttcagtttttaaaaataatttttagtttttttttccagttttccatatTTTCTTTGTTTACGCTGGTCCAATCAAAAAAGAAATGGGTATGGCATTTTTTAATTCTGCcgttacttgtttgatggttttttctcttttgttttttgaattttgtaaGTGTTcttttatactttttaaatgtgttattttattataatacatATTTTCGCATTTctatattattcttattattttatgatgattataatattttgtttttgctttttattttttattttttatgtttccatattttcagtttttattttattagaaaaagaTCCAAAGAATTACAGCctttaaaaagataatttttttaatatatttttttaagtttcttGGGTTTATCTCACATTCAATGTGTTaagtttttctcttttttacatttgttgtttgtttgttttttaatagttttctcttcacttttaattttcattgtgTATGTTAAgagttcattttttaaaattttgagattaTATTTAGTGTTGTTTTTCCTTATTTCTATCATTTTAAGGtgtcattttcatttaaaaGGTTTTTAGCAGTtactttttaattctttttactGCTCATCAATTTTTGGTTTCTTTTAGCATTCTGTTTTACACTTTTTGTAGTTTTTGTTCATTATTTGggttccttttttttcttttcttttttcttctttttgtaatttttttaaagcttatttgttttcttcatatttttatttcattttgttttcattgCATTTTATTACCTATATTTTTAAATCACTTGTAtggataattttaattttaaatattaaaataaatattaaattcttttatttcCATTGGAGTATgtcttgtgtgtgtgtgtgtgtggttttttttttgttttgttttgttttgttttgttttgtttggaaGCATTAGAAATAGTGGCCAAAAGGTTTTTGAAAGGTTTTAAAGATAACTTTAGTAGCACTACTAAAGCACAACCACCCCATATTTGCTGGAGAATAAGGACCTTGCATCGGATAATGGATTGATTCTTCAATTTggtgtttgattttattttgtctTCTTGGTTGCTGAAAAGGTGACGCAGTAATTTCATTCTGTTTTTGATGGTTACTATATCGATATTATATTGCTTGTTACTATTTAATCCCTACTAATTGCTTATGATTATCCTCTTGTATGTTTAGGTGGCAGTTTCTACTAAGAGCTCCAGGTCAGACAAGTAATGTATGGGAAGCTGTTGCTGATAGCAAAAAGCTCATACAAAATTAGGGAAGAAGCTAACCCTGAAAAGTTCATGCGCAGAGGAACACAATTACTCTCTATTTTAGGGTACTTATCTTCTTTGTTTTGACTGTTCTTCTAACGAGGGTAGTTTTTATCAATGTTTCATTAGTATATCATGAATTCatgctattaaaaaaattattaatcagTGACATGTTAGTCAGTTCCATCCCCCATTAGAAGTGACTTTGAAGTCAGTTTTCTTATGACATTGATAATATCATAAATGATGCGGCATAGTAATTTGTACATGAGGATGACAAGTATGAATGTGCAGAACCAGAGAAAATCCAAGAGTTTGAATTCTGATGCAATGTTTAGTCATTAATTTGCAGAACTAATTGGCAGGTGGAAGAAGAGGAGGTACCTAATGAAGGAAAATAGACACTCTGTGTCAGGTGAGTCATacttatttttctgtttttgtgaAGCTACTTATCTGTCTGCTGAAGCATGACTCTGGTTAAACAACCAGAAGATGCTGCAAGCCATAAAAAGGTTTACATCTGTAATTGCTCTTTATAACATTCTATGTCTCTGCAcagaatgtaatattttttaattttggagCTGCCAAATTAAAGTGTCCGCTGTATTGGAATGGTGTGTATAATTGTCTATTGAATGGGTGAGGAGAATAATTGCAACTTAATCAAATTTCTAACTTgtaaatattgatttttaaaaatttcaaattgaatGTTTTACCCAATTTCTTTTTTGGTGTTTGAAATTTGTAGATGCTGGAGAATTGGAGTTTTCCTacagatttttaattttttgttgtgtgttttcaaagttcattttaaaattttgagaatatattattaaattaaatggcTTAATTtgaaggtgtattttttttgtgttttagtGCTGTTTTTCCTTATCTTTATCATTTTAAACTagtttttggaaattttttattactttttaattctttttaaagCTTTCATCCATTTTATTTGGTTGTCTTTTCATTTTATAACTTTTTTGCCTTTTGTTTTTAAAGCATTAttctttcactatttttttttttttttacctttttttttattgttttcattCATCATTTGGGTTCATtccttttaataatttttttagcttttttgttttttcttatgTTTATTACCTATACTTGCTGctcaaaatttcaaaaacttGTATggataattttgattttaaatattcaattgttttatttccttgtattttttgtgtttgtagTTTGTTTTAACTCTAGTGTATATGATTAACTTCTTCTCTTTTTGTATTCTCTGTGTATTTGGGCTGGGGGTTAAGGGACATTGTAGTGTATGATGAACTTCTTTTCTATTTGTATTCTGTGTGTTTGGGCTGGGGGTTAAGGGACATTAATATGCCACTTAGGGACAGGATCAGGTTGAACTGAATACACTTGCAACTATTGTTGAATTCACCATTTTGTTCTTCCAAATCCAAGTACACGTTTCATGCTTTTCACATCAACCTTATTTTGCATTTCTCTTTGTTGCATTGatatattgatatactttgaagtctACATCCGGACATTCATGTCGTATTCTAGGAACACCCAGTGTAGACATTCATGTCATGCTCTAGG encodes:
- the LOC116028857 gene encoding uncharacterized protein LOC116028857 isoform X2, whose translation is MGSLLGFRPPQFSEDGAWLPCWLQPEDNGVETSDEGSERGQSSSEQCVEEYHNFRKNISNASAGQLSGEEVGYKSCHLYLSGDDSSLLSFTPSVDNVVQFHLHLSLGCNSEDMPNSSNDTSQVERNEINCNINVQRFEVSGEPEVKASQLYMDHNIDVINCSLIPELGGTDEDKRLKGLEENARLLEVEQMFEASQLNVDQNIDVMNCSLVPECDGTDKDKNSKVLEEDTRLLEVEQMNDAVEMSISASEALVIHEVLRTMSCSKSLPAAAVLEAALQVKQARLEVWKESDETYCNWLTKEISETDFQSESEDLNMEDTDHDVGISASRYSLQGDHLSVSQVKDTLDSDNCGCDGKSKSEEVLPPNISHPQCIDNFVNQKLEDVHENDLQLKQNIIIESSHTDWQNKVIKESSMGLDTTSISCDNNPMLHLLGKTVEHNPKEHHSLQATVESPIAKSFEIAGQLYGVSNTVPNRFQSRWFGGWTGDTSFSIPMVYNNNKIIGEPFVRETSYLSESADIAPDENSFVGLKHDDRANFSSQSTIPSEGLYMEGNNRVFPSQDVFRSSSPSFVDPLCSVVPCSIPSQNMPSPSALCDEQVNMEKCIPGTENIIESASLLEKCILDNKALPTQLSISEASADRSEHPVRRKLTSLRSFSMILPRNGSLLENGSLNKTFLPERSDTLQYLPQQNLYGSANNAHELPSGRQEETISHLMLKSKTKGPVQHSNCFPSDYTAEANRKQMEGGETLAGIAPNLNLLKLHSIHEYQNTASLGTRKRVRFAETETKAPHREKRQNQQITSYTRNTRHTMRAAKCLRVSNSESRAQNLKGCLTNCQGKFEKKLLFQSMKFLLTGFPKQKEKRIEDLIRKYGGTVLSDIPSSENQRKRSSRLRAQGLPVVLCSKKLQTLKFLYGCAVSAMMVKAKWLTDSIAASSLLPPERYMILQKYIGEGSMQTEIPVKHSSSNSIFDGVGIMLHGAKIFCAEMAKIVKHGGARVFKTLQNLVLSLDAAKITIGVVVTEDGSWESRHLKKCTLEKKIPIMLTG
- the LOC116028857 gene encoding uncharacterized protein LOC116028857 isoform X1, with amino-acid sequence MGSLLGFRPPQFSEDGAWLPCWLQPEDNGVETSDEGSERGQSSSEQCVEEYHNFRKNISNASAGQLSGEEVGYKSCHLYLSGDDSSLLSFTPSVDNVVQFHLHLSLGCNSEDMPNSSNDTSQVERNEINCNINVQRFEVSGEPEVKASQLYMDHNIDVINCSLIPELGGTDEDKRLKGLEENARLLEVEQMFEASQLNVDQNIDVMNCSLVPECDGTDKDKNSKVLEEDTRLLEVEQMNDAVEMSISASEALVIHEVLRTMSCSKSLPAAAVLEAALQVKQARLEVWKESDETYCNWLTKEISETDFQSESEDLNMEDTDHDVGISASRYSLQGDHLSVSQVKDTLDSDNCGCDGKSKSEEVLPPNISHPQCIDNFVNQKLEDVHENDLQLKQNIIIESSHTDWQNKVIKESSMGLDTTSISCDNNPMLHLLGKTVEHNPKEHHSLQATVESPIAKSFEIAGQLYGVSNTVPNRFQSRWFGGWTGDTSFSIPMVYNNNKIIGEPFVRETSYLSESADIAPDENSFVGLKHDDRANFSSQSTIPSEGLYMEGNNRVFPSQDVFRSSSPSFVDPLCSVVPCSIPSQNMPSPSALCDEQVNMEKCIPGTENIIESASLLEKCILDNKALPTQLSISEASADRSEHPVRRKLTSLRSFSMILPRNGSLLENGSLNKTFLPERSDTLQYLPQQNLYGSANNAHELPSGRQEETISHLMLKSKTKGPVQHSNCFPSDYTAEANRKQMEGGETLAGIAPNLNLLKLHSIHEYQNTASLGTRKRVRFAETETKAPHREKRQNQQITSYTRNTRHTMRAAKCLRVSNSESRAQNLKGCLTNCQGKFEKKLLFQSMKFLLTGFPKQKEKRIEDLIRKYGGTVLSDIPSSENQRKRSSRLRAQGLPVVLCSKKLQTLKFLYGCAVSAMMVKAKWLTDSIAASSLLPPERYMILQKYIGEGSMQTEIPVKHSSSNSIFDGVGIMLHGAKIFCAEMAKIVKHGGARVFKTLQNLVLSLDAAKITIGVVVTEDGSWESRHLKKCTLEKKIPIMPVNWIVNSLHAQKLLPFTEKEDTFYSHSIKLPDTSGSIECSQEI